Proteins encoded by one window of Candidatus Poribacteria bacterium:
- a CDS encoding type II toxin-antitoxin system HicA family toxin, which translates to MNKRHKRTLNAIFAHPISGNIKWRNVEALLKNLGAILYEREGSRVGVSLKGCVAYFHRPHPSPNMDKGAVRDLRKFLENVGITL; encoded by the coding sequence ATGAATAAGCGTCACAAAAGAACATTGAATGCAATCTTCGCGCATCCGATTTCCGGGAATATCAAATGGCGGAATGTTGAAGCTTTGTTGAAAAATTTGGGTGCTATTCTATATGAGCGTGAAGGATCGAGAGTTGGTGTTTCCCTTAAAGGGTGTGTCGCTTACTTTCATCGTCCGCATCCGAGTCCGAATATGGATAAAGGAGCAGTTAGAGACCTAAGAAAGTTT